In Camelus dromedarius isolate mCamDro1 chromosome 7, mCamDro1.pat, whole genome shotgun sequence, the sequence ACAACATGTATCTATAAATACAACAGCTTCTGTATCTTTGATTAGAATTACGTGGCTGCAAAAGGAACTTGGATATCATTAACCAGTAGGGAAGTTTTTTCCAGCATTACGTAGCATATTGACAAACTgcaaaaaaacctaaatgtctcAGAATTGCAGATTTGTTATGGTGCAACCACAAGACAAAATTATGCAGTCATTAAGAGTGCTGCTGTGTGAATATAATTTGAGAAGTGTTACAATATTAAGCTGAAAAAAAGCAGGATATGAAAACATATACAATATAATGCCAACCATCTAAGATTAAAGATAGAGAGATGAAAAGAGATATACTGggatagagaaaaagaaaaaaaaaatagaagaatacactccaaaatgttaacagtggttatctctagGAAATAGGATTATAGTggtttaaactttctttttcatccttttctatCTTCTTGGATTCTCTAGAATGAgactgcattatttttaaaaccagaaaacaaacttttaaaaagtattttcatcaaagtaaagtgaatttattttatagaaaatcccctagtatacaataaataaattatttaaaatgaaaaaggatatccTACCCAGACAGAAGCCCGAGAGAAGAACATCAGGACCAATATAATGACAAAATACCAAAGCAGGAAGTTCCCTATTGTCCCACAAGAGTCATCCTTCCGGCATTCATAATCTTGATTTGGAATGGTAAAACTTATAGGTATAGGGGGAGGATCCACCTcccaaaataaggaaaaaaggtCTCCCATGATGGCTtcttgctttgaaaataaaacatgctCAAAGGGATGAAGATGACCGGGAAGGACTTCACTCCGTGTTTATGACAACTTCCTTGGCAACGTATTATGACCTATACTTCAGTAACTGTGACAGGAACTGACAAACATTTCTTGGATTTCTAAGTTTTTGGAAGATTTATCTAAATTACTTCTATAAGAGTTTAAGGTATTTTCCCCATACCTCAATATGGTGCATTCtgcttcaattttttctttttttttttttggtcctgaaACTTGTATATGCTTATATCTTCTTTAAATACCCTATTctaatgtctttaaaatatgtctttgaggtatccattctttttttcagtctctttgatATCTACTATATCACTGCAAATTCACATACATAGTTCTAATGTGTTATAGAAGGAATTATGTTCCCCCAAATGCATATATGttaaagccctaacccccaatctGACTCCAATTGGAGATACAGCCTTTATAGAGGtatttaaggttaaatgaggtcatgaggatagagccctaatccaatatgactggtgtcctaatGAAAAAAGGAAGACACACCAGGGATGCCCAAGCACAGGGGAAAAAGCCATGCAAGGACACAGATAGAAGGTGGCCATCAGCAAACCAAAGGAGACAAGCCTCCTCAGGAGAAACCAatcctgctggcaccttgatcttacaCTTCCAACCTCCACAactgtgaaaaaattaatttcccttgtttaagccacctaatctgtggtattttgctgTGGCAACCCTAAATACGTCTAATTTAGGCAGTAGAAATATTCCTTTTTAATCCTTCAGTAAACGCATAGTAATTTATAGATTATATTAAGAAGGAAAACATAGATGTGCTTCTTGTGAATTACATCAAAGTTACAATTTCTTCTTGAGAAAGAGCCAGACATGGGTTGTAGAGGAATCTGCTATTCAAATTTTGACTGTACATTTGAACAATTTTCAATTTCATCTCTAAATCTAAACTAGAGCAAAATACCATTGTTGCTAAGGcaatctaaaaattataaaaattccactttaaaaaatCGGTTGGATCTTTAAGAGCATAGCATACCTGTGGATTTTCATTAATATGCAATACCACAAGGAAACTTTATTCTCTTCTGTTTGACCTTAGAagcattttaggaaaaattttgGCCATTGGGACTTACATAATGTAACAATCCACTAGCTTATTATGACATGGCGTTATGCTTTTATTAGAAATACAGTTCTCTGCATCCCCCATGTGCAAGTCCCCGGACCCTGCCCTCCTAGACCTTGCCTGTCTGCTGTAGGCCCGTGAcgcctcttccaggaagctcgCGGGGATCCGGGCTGGGCCTGTCGCGCCTCCTCGGGGTTCTCCACGCCCCCATCGCCTGCCTTTCTCTGCACCTGCCAGCCTCCCCCGGGCTGAGCTCCTTGAGGCAGTAACCAGGGAAGCTTTTAATTTCATATCCCCGTGCGTGGTTCAGCGGCACATTTGTAGGCgtttgtatttgttaaataaaaccaaacttaACTCCCTAATGAACATTTTCCTCAGGATTAAAAGTTCTTCCAAAGAATATTCAGGAGTAGAgatcgttttttaaaaaaacctcaaaatcaCTAACagctttaacaaaatattttttggtttttcttgtcAGTGCTGCACCTTCGTTACACGGATATTTAAGAATTTACATCGGGTCAgaacatctaatttttttttttaacacagtggTGTGAGAAATGCTTTGTCATTGCTGATGGTGTCTGGACACATACCAAGTATCCTGTATCCTACAATTAGCCACTCTGCTTAATAAAAATCTGCTTTAAAATGTGAGCCCCTAAATGCCCTAAGAAagttaaaatcatattaaaatatagaaattcaGCTTGTTATAGTTATTACTTTTTACTGCAGGTTCAGAGCCTGGTCTGAATTTTTGCTTCTCAGCCTTCTTCTGGCACCTGAGTGGGAGCCACAACTCGGAGAGCTGTTTCCCTGGTAACGCTCCTAGCCCCTGTCCCTCCCCAACCTTTCTCTTCTCGCGAGAAGAGATAGTCTCGTCCTTCCGGTAACTGAAGCCCCGCAAGCCAGTCGCCTTCACGGTAGCGGCAGGGCTTCGCGCATGTGCAGTGGAGAGTGGCGCGAGCCAGCCGCTTCCGGCCGAAGAACACGGTGCGTTTTCGGGGTCATTTTTGTGCTTCCTGGACGCAGAGTCCACGCGGGCTGTGGGAGTTCCGCGCCTGCAGAGTTGCGGAGGGTTCAGCCAAGGGGAATGTGGCCAGACCTCCCACTGCCTGTaatggaagggaggaaagaaggaatagGAGTTGCTAAAGTTTGTACTGGGACAGCCAGGGAGGGAAACTCTCCCCAGACTCCGGGTAGGGTTGCGGGAAGGCTACTGCTCTCTGTGATACGATTCCATATAGCTGGAACAAGTCTTAAACTTGTTTGCAAGAGATGAGGCTTAGCAgaacaaaggaaatacaaattcaaGTGGGAACCCAAACTGCACACTCTCCCCACTCACCCTTATCCCTTTCCCACCATAAGTACTTGcccttctaaaatttaaattcttataCTGTATCAGCAACACAAATGGAGATCGCTGGCGTACAGAGTTGTTTAAGATCATAGTTAATGGCTTCTGCACGAGGACATAGGAGGAGAGTAATGCTTAAATGTTACTAGGAATATTTTCTCCCCAAAACTGagtgttttgagtttttttatAGCCCTTGGCATAGTCCTTGTGACATATTCCTAAAACACAATACAGCATTATTGCAAACAACCTCTAACCCTTAAATCTCAAAGtaaggtatttttatttattgccaGTTCTCTGCTGATTACAGTGTGGTGCCAATGAAATTATAACTTAGggtttccttttcatattctaatattaaaatgtaaaaagaaacttgaaaagactttaaaaatgaggGAAAGTATATGCAATTTTTAGTTAGTTTTAGTGGACATAAGTTTGATAAATGGAGAAGTggggggttttttgggttttttttttttactaatttttgtgctttttgtgtagATGCAAGGGGAGTCAAACCCTAGTGCTTCCCTTATTGACAGAACCAtcaagatgagaaaagaaacagaagctagGAAAGTGGTTTTAGCCTGGGGACTCCTAAATGTATCTATGGCTGGAATGATATATACTGAAATGTAAGTtaattagccaaaaaaaaaaagttaaaatttgagaaaccagtgGTTGGTTCCACAGGTTGTATGTTTGTTTTGATCTTTggtgtttggttgttttttgcttgttcgtttgtttgttttaagatatTGAAAAGCCTTTCTAATATTTTCAGGACTGGAAAATTGATTAGTTCATATTATAATGTGACATACTGGCCCCTCTGGTATATTGGTAAGTAattaatttttactgtggtttagaGTTACTACCAATGAAAAACTGTTCAATTTAATTCAGcttagttttcatttcttcattcaacaaatatctgagTGCCTGCTATGTTCCCCAAACTGGGAATACAGCATGGTCTCTGCCCCTCATGGAAGCAATATTCTAGTAGAAGAGACAATCAAATTAATAAACAGTACAATTGCAGATAATCATGAGTTCTGTGAAGTGAAGAAAAGTAAAGTTTGAGGGTGATAAGATTTATAATTGTTACTCTCCCTGAAAtgcctttcctccttttctacaTTTTCACCTTTCAGGACCAAGGAGATTTCTTCTCCATTGATTCCCCACCTCAGTTTCCTCGGtcttcctttctgtctgctcTTCAGTAGTTCGTGGGTATAAAGGGTCCTATGGCCATTAAAGTAAATTCCGAAGTCTAATACACACATTAATCTAAAGTCTGTGATAGACAGGTGGTATGGCAGGTAGATGAGCAAGAGTTTTGGAATCTGCATACCTGAGTTAGAATCATGGCTTCTATAACTAGCTGTGTGTGCTTGCAAAAGTCACATGACTTTTTTACAACTGTtgatctttaaaatgaaggagaaaatgtTTATTGTAAAAAATTGTAAGGATTAGTGCTATGATTGGTTTTGTTTACCCCCTTTAAATTTCCCACCTCCCttaaagaaagtaataaaatgttcTCTTCCAGAACTTGCCCTTGCATCTCTCTTCAGCCTAAATGCCTTATTTGATTTTTGGAGGTATTTCAAATATACTGTGGCACCAACAAGTCTGGTTGTTAGCCCTGGACAGCAAACACTTTTAGGGTTGAAAACAGCTGGTAAGTGTTTTATATCTTTTGCAAAGGCAGGGAAAAGGTTGGTAATAAATCTTTCTCgatttaattttcccttttcataCACTCAGCTAGAAGGGACTCCTAAGGCCATCTGGTTGAACTAAATTAAACAGGTCTACAATAAATTGTCTTAAGACCAATGATTATCATTCCTGTTTATATAAATTGAATGGAACTGACATTCACCACCTCATGAAAGTTTGTTCCATTGATTGATTACAGTTAAAACTAAGTGAATAACTTTTGCTGCATTGAAGCCACTTTCTTATTTTGAACTCTATGGAAATGGTAAACAACTAATTTGTATCCTTTGGTAATAAAACTGTACATAATTTAACAACCAAATCACTCTATTACTTGCCCATTTCCTGAAAGAAAAGAGTCAGTTCActaaatctgtttttatagaaATGCTGTTTATACGTACACTTGTTTGTTCCTTCTAGTTGTACAGACTACTCCTCCACGTGATCTGGCAGCAACCCAaatccctccctctccaccttctTCAATTCAAGGTCAGAGTGTGTTAAGTTACAGCCCATCTCGCTCACCCAGTACCAGCCCCAAGTTCACCACCAGCTGTATAACTGGATACAGCCCTCAGCTGCAGGGGCTGTCATCAGGTGGCAGTGGTTCCTATAGCCCTGGAGTGACCTACTCACCTGTCAGTGGTTATAATAAGGTAATGACTCTTTACTCTCAGCCAGTAACATTACTATTTTAGAATTGGGAGTTTTGAATTGAAAATCATCTAGTGAGTGGAAACTCCTCTTTTATCAATGAAGCATCCCAGGAACTGTGGGTAATTGATTTGCCCAAAGCACCTATTTAAGAGCCGAAAATGGAACCCAGATTTTCCGACAATAGTTAGAAGTTCTTTATACCACatcttaaaatgaaagaaaagatatgGATTTTGCAAAGATAATGAACTGAGGCAGACCATTTAGGATCTTTCTGCAGGGTCTTTAAAACAAGTTGAAACAGTGGTAATTTTTTACTTTAGTTTCCTTTATTCatgttttccctctttctttgatTCTTTATGTGAAATTTTTGTATATCCTTATAGAAGTTTAATGCTTTTCATCATGTTGAAGTATCTTCTAAGCTAAGAACTGAGATTGTCATGTTTTTGACTCTTGAGTATAGACACTCTCGATGGAATGATTGGAAACCTTTATTCCATCTCCCATGGTAAAGTGGgcttttgttctgatttttatgCTTCATAGAAGCAAAATCGACAAATTTGAAATTGTGACTCCTGCCTGAAGCATAAGACTATAAAAGAGGCATTAAAGGGGGGATGAGCATATTTTCAGATGTTCTCACTGGTTGGATTAATACCTCTTATAGGTACTAATTAAATGAGGAATGTCTGGAAATGAAACACAGTGAAACACACTTGTGTACCCTTGCCCTTttacataatatttcattgtaatgAAATTCCATACTACTGATTACCCAATGATAGTTTTGCAAGTAAtagaatttagaaaattttctacAAGtattatgagaaaatattatgagGATAATTTATAACCCATAgataaattaagattttaaaatagtttgttttCATGGGAAAAGTACCATTTGATCATTATAGAATGTTaggaaactagaagaaaaatCACTTATCATCCTAGCACCCAAACATAATTTCTGTTTAATGGCTACTTAGTACTCATCTAGTGGGTATACCCTGGTTTATCCTTgaatatttaagttatttttatttctaaaaaactATTATTAATCTGTACTAGTTAGCTCTTTCCACAAAGTTTACAGCATTgcttaattatcttttttctaGATTGTAACCGCCCTTAGTACAAGACTTTGtgttttttattcatctttgtttccttAGTACAGTGTATGGAATATAGATGGTATAAAAATGTCTATTGAACCAAAGTAATACTTTGGAAAAGTTAATGAAATGAGTAAttatttttctggggaaaaatgcTAAAATTGACTAAGTAGTAGAATACCTAattataaatcaagaaaatttTAATACTATTAATCAAATACATTCACAGAACACATTAGTTTTACTATTGAGTAAGTTTTACTATtgagttcttttaaattttcaagaagcaattactttttaaacctttgattatggaaattttcaaacatgccTAAAAATGAAGGGACCAGTACAATGAACTCCTATGTATCTATTTCCCATCTGCAGCAGTTATCAACATTTTGCTATTACATGAACAGATCATTCTGACCCTATAAAACATGTTACAAGTGTACCTCTAGGgtcagaaaacaggaaagaagtcCTGGTGTGATCCTGAGCAAGTTACCTAATCtcttatatcttatttttaaaattaatacaataatatttatcTCACTGAGAGGATGAAATAAGATGATGAATATTAAGTGTAAAATATTATGCCTGTTGAGCAAAAATAAACCAGTTAATGAAACAATAGCCCAAATATTGTCATAGTATATATAAGGATTTAATATGttaattgaaataaaagaaaaatcaatttggaagaggattaacatttttattttcaaacagcatTAAACAGTTGGAAGATTTGTTAACCCTTAATTTATTACAAACTAATATAAATTGATCATGAAACCCCAATAGAAAACCCATAATTtatcaataccaaaaaaaaaagaaaccccaatAGAAAAAACTTGTCAATGTACTGGAGTAGCCAGGTAATAAAATAGGTACCAGCAGCCAGCTGTTTTAAAGTGTTATGAGGAAACACAAATTAagtgtgcattttttaaattcttgcatatcatataaacatttttaaatagtaatgCTGATGGACACATCCAAAATAGGTACTCCTATCTATTAACTTAGTATAACATTTTCGTTTAATAGAATaggaatatgtatttaaaatgtccatatatTTTGATCAAATCATTTCAGTTCTAGGAATCTCCTAAAGGAGGTCATCAGAAATTGAGCAAAGATTTATGTATGGAGATGTTAATCATAACATTATTTACAGTTAACCAAAAGTTGTAGACAATCCAAATGTCTAGAATATGAGACTgtaaaataaactatggtatatttgtacaatgaaatgttacacagccagtaagagtaatatttataaaggagttttagagaaaaatgcttgttaactttaaaaaaacaatataaagcTAAAGGATGTTATCtcaattatataaaaacaaaaatatattgacatatgtacatgtaaagatttgaaaatacacaaaatgtggaAAAGGATTATAGTATCTCTAGGTGGTAAAGTTATAAGTATGCCTTATTTTCTTCATGCTTTCCATTTTTAGAAATAAGCTTAAATTACTTCTTTGAAAAATagactttgttttttagaaaagttttaggtttacagcagaattaagAGGAATGGAAAGAGGTTTTCTGTATACCCCTGGCTCCCCGCCACAAGAATagcctcccccactatcaacatATTCTTGCTCCAGAGTGGTACTAAACAGATAAGCCTACATTGGCGCATCATTATCACCCcgagttcatagtttacattagtgttcactcttggtggtgtacattctatgggtttggacaaacataatgacatgtatccaccgtttGATACCATTCagagtaatttcactgccctgaaagtcctttgtgctccacctgttcatctTCCCCTGACCCCAAGCTCAACCCCTGGCAACCTTTTTccagaatcatacagtatgtagccttttcaggttggcttctttcacttagtaatattcatttaagattcctccatgtcttttcatggcctAATAGCTCATTTcctttagtgctgaataatattccattgtccagatctaccacagtttatccattgaCCTACTgagggacatcttggttgcttccaagttttgggaattatgaataaagctgcttataaacatctgtgtgcagggttttgtatggacataaattttcaactttGGAGAGTAAATATAAGGAGCAAGATTGCTGGAtggtatggtaagagtatgtttagttttgtaggaaACAGCCAAACTGTCTTCTGAAGTGGCTGTGCTATTTaacattccctccagcagtgaATCAGAGTTACTGTTACTCTACATCCTCGCcagtatttggtgttgtcagtgttgtGGATTTCGGCAATTCTAATTGGTGTGCtactttttgaaaatcaaaaaccaaaacaaaaataaatttcaattaaagcaaaataaaataaagttcttttattttgtatagtTGTCCAGCTATAGTCCCTCTCCTTCTTCATACCCTACCACTGTGGGACCAGTGGAGAGCAGTGGATTGAGATCTCGCTACCGTTCTTCACCCACCGTCTACAACTCCCCTACTGACAAAGAAGATTACATGACAGACCTGCGAACACTGGATACATTTCTTAGAAGTGAAGAAGAGAAACAGCATAGAGTTAAGCtgggtacatatatatatacattatatttagaTCTAATGTACATATTTTTGGTGTCACTTTGTTATCCTCGacgtattatttttattactttgataCCTGTACATAAAATGTTTAGGTCTTTTACTAATACACCTTGTGTAgcttaggaaagaaaaatatcttgttTTAATATTTGTGCAGTAAGAATTAAGTTGACCAAAATTTAAGGAGTAAAATATAGCTGAACTAACAGAAATCTTGAACCTTCCATCCCTGTTGCAATTGAAAGCTTTTTCATATAAGTTATAATTTCTGTTTAAAAGTTGAAGCTGTAAAATATTTTCGAAGTGATGTATAGCAAAGCTTGTTGAAGTGATAGTTGTCTCCCTTCAAGGAGTCTTTGGAAAGGCTGGTGTGGCAGGGAAGGGTGGAGAGAGCGTGAATTTACTCCAGTAGTGCTGCCGTCTTCCAGAACATTTTTTAACTTGCCTTTAGTTTACCTTGGGAAACGATGTTAGCAAATCTTAATCTGTTTGGGGTGGATTTGATTATTACAAAGTCAATTATTTGAAACCAAATTAGGTTATTGAACCGAGTAATGATTTTTCCCCCTCAGGAACTTTCACAAAAAGCACATTAGGTGCTAAAGCATGGCCACAATGAGGAAGCCAGTTATTGGACCATGGCTCTTTGTGTCACTTGAAAtctttatattgatttttaatttaattttgcctGAAAGTGCCAGAAATGTcaaagacacaaatcaatattaCCTTGTTATTTGTTGAtacatgctttttcttctttttaaaatttgacgtATTTCAAGGATACCGAAAATTACAGAGTAGGATACAAAGAACCCTATGTAACCTTTATGTATCTTTGTCATATCCAGATTATTTTCTGACTTCCATATTTATTTCCCCTTTGATCTAgagaagtcattttaaaatattgtttgaaaGTATTATTGGTGATTGGTGTTGCTTTTAATTTCCAAACATGTGAAATAAAAGgctttgttatcttttttttccttaagtgaaTTGTACTGTGACTAGAGATTCTGATCTGTAcgctattaattttttaatattttttgagacTTGCATTTAAGCCTGTTATATATGACCACTTTTTAATTAATGGTTCTTGGTGTTTTGAAGAGAATGCATGGTCCCTAAATACTGGGCTCCATATTTGAGTCAAGCTTCTTGATGGTGTTCTTAAATTCTTTACCTGCTTGATCTGTTAGTTACTAGGAAAGTGTGTTAAAGGCTCCCATTGATTGTTTCTCATTAAATATCTCCTCGTAATACTGTCAAATTTGCCAAATATACATGAGATTTTGTTAAGTGCATGTAAATTCAGAATTGTTAATATCCTTCTGGTCAGTTATTCCTCTTACCTTTATCTCTTAGGTTTTTTGCCTtcaagtctgttttgtctgacatTAACACAACTATAGtaattttcttttggttagtgtttgCCTTGTATATCTATGTCCATCTGTATGCTTTTAACCCTTCTGTGCCCATAGGCTTTAGGTAAGTATTTTGtacaaattaatttgtaaatttcAATAGTTACTTGTGGGGAACTAGTTTGAGGCTATAAGCATCCTGTTCCTCATCAAATTTTGACTTAATAGATTTAACATCCTTTCtggattcttttcaaaattaattatcACTGTATTGGTTGTCATAGTGTATTTCTAATACCATCATTCCTTCTTTATCCCTCTTATATTTTCTAAACTTAGTGGGGGGTAGGATtttactatcttaaccatttttaagtatataattcagtggtattaagtacattcacattgctgtgcagccacatttaacatttatttgttgTCATTCTACTATAagagctttctcttctctccaatTAGGTCATTTATTTTGATAGTTAGATTGTCTCAGATTTGGCTAGTGTGATTGTCTGGCTTCTGTGTTCTTTTGACAAGATGcatcattctttgagcacttttttttttccttccccacaaGATATTCTAGGCTCCTCTTGTATTTTCCCCAGCTAACCAGCTCTGGAGTCAGTTTGTTTCTCCAAAGGGTTATGATTTGCTTTTAGTGAAGAATGGCATTTAGAAATTAATGCCTAGGCACTGAATATGCCTTGGTTAATGCAGGTCTGCTGAGCAAACAGCTAGGGAATGCATGTgtaaatgtatatacacacacacacacctacctttatatatttcTACAACCATCCAcctgtatatatattaaaaacaggaGTTCATATGATACCAGTCCAGCTATTCAGGGTTTATTCTAGCCTCCTCCCTTTCTATATTTGATACCCCTTTCTCCAATAGTGAGCAACCAGGCACTCACATttcctttctcacacacacacttttttgcTGAGTGGTCATTTCATCACTAAATATTTCACATGCATCTCTTAAGAACAAGGACATTTTCGTTTCTAACTGCAATATGATTATCATACTTAAATTGTTATTATTCTTCATATTCACATATCCTCCAGTTGACCCAATAATGACCTTTgtagcttttttcttttactagtgCAGTATCCAGTCAAGTGTCATTATTACATTTACTTGCCAtacttcttttgtcttctttaatctagaacatttgtgagtttttgtttgcttttttgtcttttatggcatttgcattttaaagatacAAGGCTAGTTTTGCAGATTTGTATTTGTGTGATCTCATTAGAATCAGAGTATTTTTGTTCCGGGTTTTTTTGAGGGGCTAGAATACAATTTAGGTAGCGGTGTGTTCCTTTCCATGTATCACATCAGGAGACATATGtatcattttctccctttattgGTAAAGTTAAATTGGATCACTTGGTCAAAGTGATGGCCTGATTTCTTTGTAGTAGcttttcccttttgtaattaataagtaatgTGTAGTATGATACTTTGAGACTTGTGATTATCCTGCTTCCCCCAGTAGTCTTTCACCTGATGtgtttagcatccattgatgatccTCTCCTAAATTAGTTAACACAGTGGTGGTTGCAAAATGGAGAATGTCTAATACTTTCATTTCGTCTACATTTGGGAGTTTAGTGTTCCCCTGTAAAGAAGAACTTTGTTTTACCCCTCAGCCCACAGTTTGTTTTAGCCAGTTTGGACTGATGGTTCTTTGTTTAGCAGTGTCTAAACTCCTGGTTACCTAACCCATTGAGTTTTTTAATTTGTCAATTCTTTTTTTCggttttcaaagttttatttggTTCTCTTTCAAGTACGCCTGATTTATTCTAGAGAATCTTGTTTTGTTCTtatgttttgaattctttttcctATCTTAACCACTTTAAACATACTTTTTAGAACTCTGTCCTGTAATTCAGTTATCTAAAGCTCTTGGAGATTATGTACTAACATTTTTATCTTGCTGACTCGTTTGCTTGGAGACACATTTCCTgtgatttgtgtattttttgtttgtttttcataagcTCATCTTCAGTAGAGTTTTATCTGTGCTTTGTCTGTCCTGGGCAGGCTAGGTGGAAGCCTTGTTTCCTCCTGGCAGTTTTGTATTTGCCTCTATCAGGTGCCTAAGGAATGTCATTGAGCTTCAACTAACGTAAGTAATTTCTGGTCTTAGAGGTTCCTGGACCTCACAGGTAGCGTAAATGGGCACTCTAAACCCATGTGAACATGGATCTGTAAATCTAAATCtctggggatttttttctttataaacagCCTAAGACAGACAAGCTTCCTTGTTATCTCCTGGTGTCAGTGGGCAgatgtttttttcttactcactGAGAATGCGGCACTTTGAGGTTCCTGGCTCTA encodes:
- the TMEM209 gene encoding transmembrane protein 209 isoform X3 — its product is MWPDLPLPVMEGRKEGIGVAKMQGESNPSASLIDRTIKMRKETEARKVVLAWGLLNVSMAGMIYTEMTGKLISSYYNVTYWPLWYIELALASLFSLNALFDFWRYFKYTVAPTSLVVSPGQQTLLGLKTAVVQTTPPRDLAATQIPPSPPSSIQGQSVLSYSPSRSPSTSPKFTTSCITGYSPQLQGLSSGGSGSYSPGVTYSPVSGYNKLSSYSPSPSSYPTTVGPVESSGLRSRYRSSPTVYNSPTDKEDYMTDLRTLDTFLRSEEEKQHRVKLGSPDSTSPSASPTFWNYSRSVGDYAQTLKKFQYQLACRSQAPCANKDEADLSSKQAAEEVWARVTMNRQLLDHMDSWTAKFRNWINETILVPLVQEIESVSTQMRRMGCPELQIGELSQGGCMSSFRWNRGGDFKGRKWDTDLPTDSAIIMHVFCTYLDSRLPPHPKYPDGKTFTSQHFVQTPNKPDVTNENVFCIYQSAVNPPHYELIYQRHAYNLPKGRNNMFHTLLMFLYIIKTKESGMLGRVNLGLSGVNILWIFGE